One part of the Paracoccus sp. MBLB3053 genome encodes these proteins:
- a CDS encoding M16 family metallopeptidase, whose product MIRAIATFVFVALASLPARAIEIQQITSPGGIKAWLVEDHSIPFTALSMMFKGGASLDAPDKRGAIALMTALLEEGSGEMDSVQYAEAVEALGAISRFDVGDDALTVNARALTENRDDAAELLRQALADPRFDADAVERVRSQMQSVIRSEATDPNAIANKELARQAWGEHPYGSSVNGTEESVAGLTRDDLVDAKNRVLARDRVVVAAAGDITAEDLGELIDHILGGLPEKGSAPLPEPAKLLLTGGTTVIDWDSPQTVVTFAQPGIPMSDPDYFAAHVADHILGGGGFSSRLMEEIREKRGLTYGVGTGLSNGVYGETWMGGMASANGKVAEAVSLIRTEWDRLAEGGVTDGELNDAKTYLTGEYPLRFNGNTKIASILAGMQLIGLPADYVNTRNSKIEAVTAEDVERVSKRLLHSDQIRFVLVGRPDGMDVGN is encoded by the coding sequence ATGATCCGCGCGATTGCCACTTTCGTCTTTGTCGCGCTCGCGTCGCTTCCGGCTCGTGCCATCGAGATTCAGCAGATCACCTCTCCGGGCGGGATCAAGGCGTGGCTGGTCGAGGATCATTCCATTCCCTTCACCGCGCTGTCGATGATGTTCAAGGGAGGCGCGAGCCTCGATGCCCCGGACAAGCGCGGCGCGATCGCTCTGATGACGGCGCTGCTCGAGGAAGGCTCGGGCGAGATGGACTCGGTCCAATATGCCGAGGCGGTCGAGGCTCTGGGCGCCATCAGTCGCTTCGATGTGGGCGACGATGCGTTGACCGTCAATGCGCGAGCTTTGACCGAGAATCGCGATGACGCCGCCGAGCTGCTGCGCCAGGCGCTGGCCGATCCCCGTTTCGATGCGGATGCCGTCGAGCGGGTGCGCTCACAGATGCAATCCGTCATCCGCAGCGAGGCAACGGACCCGAATGCGATTGCGAACAAGGAGCTCGCGCGTCAGGCTTGGGGCGAACACCCCTATGGCAGTTCGGTGAACGGGACCGAAGAATCGGTTGCCGGTTTGACCCGTGACGATCTGGTGGATGCAAAAAACCGCGTCCTTGCGCGTGACCGGGTGGTCGTGGCGGCCGCCGGCGACATAACGGCCGAGGATCTCGGCGAACTGATCGACCACATCCTGGGCGGTTTGCCGGAAAAGGGTTCGGCCCCCCTGCCCGAACCGGCGAAACTGCTTCTGACCGGCGGGACCACTGTCATCGACTGGGACAGCCCACAGACCGTGGTCACCTTTGCCCAGCCGGGTATTCCCATGTCGGACCCGGATTACTTCGCGGCGCATGTGGCGGATCACATTCTGGGCGGCGGGGGGTTCTCGTCCCGGCTCATGGAGGAGATCCGGGAAAAGCGCGGCCTGACCTATGGCGTGGGAACCGGCCTTTCGAACGGCGTCTATGGCGAAACCTGGATGGGTGGCATGGCCAGTGCGAATGGCAAGGTCGCCGAGGCCGTGTCATTGATCCGAACGGAATGGGATCGCCTGGCCGAGGGCGGCGTCACAGATGGTGAATTGAATGACGCCAAGACCTATCTGACCGGGGAATATCCGCTGCGGTTCAATGGCAATACGAAGATCGCGAGCATCCTTGCCGGGATGCAGCTGATCGGCCTGCCGGCGGATTACGTCAACACCCGCAATTCGAAGATCGAGGCGGTGACCGCCGAGGATGTCGAGCGCGTCTCGAAGCGGTTGCTGCATTCCGATCAAATTCGCTTCGTGCTTGTCGGAAGACCCGACGGCATGGACGTCGGAAATTGA
- a CDS encoding M16 family metallopeptidase, translating into MNILKCLSPLALVLATTPALAEMPKGISHFKLDNGLEAVVIEDHRAPVVVQMVWYKIGSADEKAGKSGIAHYLEHLMFKGTDKLGPGELSKTVTANGGMDNAFTSYDYTAYFQRIAADRLPLIMEMESDRMENLRIGEDDWQAERMVVLEERSQRTDSDPGAQFAEERSAVQFYNHPYGRPVIGWRQEMEGLTRDDAIAWYDAHYAPNDAVLIIAGDVTAEKARELAEKYYGPIPPKAGSTRTARPQEPEHRSARRMERSDPRVAQPVMIRSTLAPERNPGEQKQAAALDVLSELLAGSSQTSFLARELVLTGKALYVNASYDGLTVDPTTFALSLIPAPGVSNADAEAALDAALGKFLQEGPDPTQLERVKTQIRASRIYAQDSAHGRAYDYGQGLSIGLSVEDVNEWPDILAEVSVEDVRAAAKLVLDDPATLTAWLLPEKPATANAATAIPAAAHAEEVQ; encoded by the coding sequence ATGAATATCCTCAAGTGCCTTTCGCCCCTTGCGCTGGTGCTGGCCACGACACCTGCACTGGCCGAAATGCCAAAGGGAATCAGTCATTTCAAACTGGACAATGGCCTCGAGGCCGTGGTGATCGAGGATCATCGCGCGCCTGTGGTCGTCCAGATGGTCTGGTACAAGATCGGCTCTGCCGATGAAAAGGCGGGAAAATCCGGGATCGCGCATTATCTCGAACACCTGATGTTCAAGGGAACGGACAAGCTGGGGCCGGGTGAGCTGTCCAAGACGGTGACCGCGAATGGCGGCATGGACAATGCCTTCACAAGCTATGACTACACCGCCTATTTCCAGCGGATCGCGGCCGATCGCCTGCCGCTGATCATGGAAATGGAATCCGATCGGATGGAGAACCTCAGGATCGGCGAGGATGACTGGCAAGCCGAGCGGATGGTGGTTCTCGAGGAACGCTCGCAGCGCACGGACAGCGATCCGGGGGCGCAATTCGCCGAGGAACGCAGCGCTGTCCAGTTCTACAATCACCCCTATGGTCGCCCCGTCATCGGCTGGCGACAGGAAATGGAGGGCCTGACCCGCGATGACGCCATCGCCTGGTATGATGCTCATTACGCGCCCAATGACGCGGTGCTGATCATCGCGGGCGATGTGACCGCCGAGAAGGCGCGCGAACTGGCCGAGAAATATTACGGTCCGATCCCGCCCAAGGCTGGTTCGACCCGCACTGCCCGCCCGCAGGAGCCTGAACACAGGTCTGCACGCCGGATGGAACGCAGCGACCCGCGCGTCGCCCAGCCCGTCATGATCCGCTCGACCCTTGCGCCCGAGCGCAATCCTGGCGAACAGAAGCAAGCGGCGGCTTTGGATGTGTTGTCCGAACTGCTTGCCGGTTCGTCGCAGACCTCGTTTCTGGCCCGCGAACTGGTTCTGACCGGAAAGGCGCTTTACGTGAACGCCTCCTATGACGGGCTGACGGTCGATCCGACCACCTTCGCCCTGTCCCTGATCCCGGCACCCGGCGTGAGCAATGCCGATGCCGAGGCCGCGCTGGATGCAGCGCTCGGGAAATTCCTGCAGGAAGGTCCCGATCCCACCCAACTGGAAAGGGTCAAGACTCAGATCCGGGCCTCGCGCATCTATGCTCAGGATTCCGCGCATGGCCGCGCCTATGATTATGGTCAGGGCCTGTCGATCGGCCTTTCGGTTGAAGATGTGAACGAATGGCCCGACATCCTGGCCGAGGTCAGCGTGGAGGATGTCCGCGCTGCCGCCAAGCTGGTGCTCGATGATCCGGCGACCCTCACGGCCTGGCTGCTTCCCGAAAAGCCTGCCACCGCCAATGCCGCAACCGCCATTCCTGCTGCCGCCCATGCCGAGGAAGTCCAATGA
- a CDS encoding DUF3035 domain-containing protein, protein MRAIAVTLTMLGLAACSTDPHLMNTSAGRSSPDEFAILPTKPLSMPPDLNVLPSPTPGGSNITDPTPESDAVAALGGNPAALSAQGIGSADAALVNQASRFGRDPAIRITTAREDLEWRSRHSRRLLEILARTDVYYRAYEPMTLDSWAEQERWRPTGVQLPAAPPLIQKGGLPPDAQEAADNLLK, encoded by the coding sequence ATGCGGGCGATCGCGGTGACATTGACAATGCTGGGGCTGGCCGCCTGCAGCACTGACCCGCACCTGATGAACACGTCCGCGGGACGATCCAGCCCGGATGAATTCGCGATCCTGCCGACCAAGCCGCTTTCCATGCCGCCGGATCTGAACGTGCTGCCATCCCCCACTCCGGGTGGAAGCAATATCACCGATCCGACACCCGAGTCGGATGCGGTTGCGGCGCTTGGCGGAAACCCGGCAGCCTTGTCGGCTCAGGGGATCGGTTCGGCAGATGCCGCCTTGGTCAACCAAGCCTCGCGATTTGGACGCGATCCCGCCATCCGCATCACGACTGCGCGCGAGGATCTGGAATGGCGCAGCCGCCATTCCCGCCGCCTGCTTGAGATCCTGGCCCGGACCGACGTCTATTACCGTGCCTATGAGCCGATGACGCTTGACAGCTGGGCAGAACAGGAACGCTGGCGTCCGACAGGTGTGCAGCTGCCGGCCGCACCGCCGCTGATCCAGAAGGGCGGGCTTCCGCCCGATGCGCAAGAGGCTGCCGACAACCTCCTGAAGTGA
- the lspA gene encoding signal peptidase II, producing MTGTPATPKPRKSPAATRKSGARKRAPEPPVWRKVAVTAGLIFVLDQALKYLVVHVLRLDQIRELDVIDPWLNLRMAWNQGMNFGLFSSEVDLTRWILIAIALAVCLWVGVWVMRAKPSRLAQISAGFLIGGALGNVVDRMVYGAVADFLNMSLPGWRNPYSFNVADIAIFIGALGLVLQPPEKKSERDKRKVSPRPPTTPKAQKAPAKSRATSPTGDRDETSSARQVASSDQLSLDLSPTQPQTGDKPRDEGGNSR from the coding sequence ATGACCGGGACACCCGCGACCCCCAAGCCGCGGAAGTCTCCGGCGGCGACGCGCAAGTCCGGTGCTCGCAAGCGGGCACCGGAGCCTCCGGTCTGGCGCAAGGTTGCCGTTACGGCTGGGCTTATCTTTGTTCTGGACCAGGCGCTGAAATACCTGGTCGTGCACGTCCTCCGGCTGGACCAGATCCGCGAATTGGACGTCATCGACCCCTGGCTGAACCTGCGCATGGCCTGGAACCAGGGCATGAATTTCGGGCTCTTTTCCAGCGAAGTGGACCTGACCCGCTGGATCCTGATCGCCATTGCGCTTGCCGTTTGCCTTTGGGTCGGCGTCTGGGTCATGCGCGCGAAGCCATCGCGGCTGGCACAGATTTCCGCAGGCTTCCTGATTGGCGGCGCCTTGGGAAATGTCGTCGATCGGATGGTCTATGGGGCGGTGGCCGATTTCCTGAACATGTCGCTGCCGGGCTGGCGAAACCCCTACAGCTTCAACGTCGCGGATATCGCGATCTTCATCGGTGCGCTGGGTCTGGTGCTTCAGCCGCCCGAGAAGAAGTCCGAGCGGGACAAGCGAAAGGTCAGCCCCAGGCCGCCCACGACGCCGAAGGCACAGAAAGCCCCCGCTAAGTCGCGCGCGACCTCGCCGACAGGGGACCGCGATGAGACGTCTTCAGCCCGACAGGTTGCCTCATCGGATCAGCTGTCCCTGGATCTGTCGCCAACGCAACCGCAGACAGGTGACAAGCCCCGTGACGAGGGCGGCAATTCACGCTAA